The segment TGGCTCTTGCCCGCGCACCGCGCCGCCAGCACGAAGTCGGAGTCGACCAGGGGTTTCACTGCGCTCCGGGTGAGGCGAAGATAGACGGGGACGTTCACCATCGCGATGACCATGATCAGGATGGGAATGCTGGGGCCCAGGGCGGCCACGATCCCGAGGGCCAGCAACAGCGTGGGGAAGGCTTGGAACGACTCCGAGACCCGCAGCAGCAGCGCGTCGAAGGCGCCTCCCCGGTAGGCGCCCAGGGCTCCTAGAGGCATCCCGACGACCACCGCCAGCGCAGCCGCGATCAGGCCTACCCAGAGGTCGAGGCGAGCGGCATGAACCACCCGGGCGAAGATATCCCTGCCGAACTGGTCGGTCCCGAACCAGAACTCGGCCGAAGGGGCGGTCAGCGTGCCGCCCAGGAAGCCCAGCGGGTCCCTGACGAGGAAGGGTCCGACGAGCGCTACCAGCACGATGATCGCCATGGAGAGATAGGCCGGCGTCCGGAACACCTTGCGCACCAACCTCCCGGACCGACCGCGCGTGGGCGTCCTGCGGTCCGGCAATGCCCGGGCGGTCATGTCCTGGTCCTCGGGTCGATCACGAAGTGCAGGATGTCCATGATCAGGTACACCACCAGGTATGAGAGGGCGCTCAACAGGACGGCGGCCAGCACCGGGGCGAAGTCGGACTCGCTGATGGAGTCGATGGCGTACTTGCCGATGCCGGGTCGGGCGAACACGAATTCGACGAGCACCGTCCCGCCCAGCAGGTAGCCGTACATGATCGCCCCCATCGTGGAGACGGGAAGCAGCACGTTGGGGAGTGCGTGGCGGAGCACGATCGATCGCTCTGGCACCCCTAGCGCCCGGGCGGATCGGATGTGATGCGAGGCCATCGTCTCGCGCATGAACCCGCGGGTGACCCGCACCATGGGCGCTCCCACCGTCACCGCCAGCGTCACCGCGGGCAGGATCATCTGCACTGCGGCTGCTTTGAACGCCTCCCAGTCCCCGGCCAGGATGGCGTCGACCGTGTAGAAACCGGTCGTGTGGGGCGGGACGTCCCCCAGCGTCCGTCCGAGCGCGGGGGGCGCCCACTCCAGCGTCGCGAAGAACACCAGCAGGAGGATCATGCCGAGGAAGAACTCGGGTATCGACACTCCGAAGCCCGACAATGCGTTGGCCAGGCGATCTGAGAAGGAACGCCTCCGCAACGCCGAGACGATCCCCAAGGGGACCGACCAGGCCAGAGCGAGGATCAGGGCCGCGCTGCCGAGCTCGATGGTGGCCGGCCAGCGGGCCCCGATGTCGGTAGTGACCGGATTGCGGGTCCGCCAGCTGTCGCCCAGGTCGCCGGACGCCAGCTGCTGGATGTAGCGGAAGTACTGCTCGTGGATCGGGAGGTTGAGGCCGAGCCGCTCGGTGACGGCTATCACCGTGGACTCGTCGGCCATGACCCCCACGATCATGTAAGCGGGGTTACCGGGTAGCAACCTGGTCACCACGAAGGCGACCAGCGACACGCCGAATAGCGCCACCAGCATGTAAGCCAGCCGGCGAAGCACGTAGACGGCGAGGTGCATACCCTCTCCTAGGAGGGTACTGAAAAATGTCCAGCTGGCCCTATAGCCGGATACAAAACCCCAGCTAGACGCATCGCGGGCCAAGCCGTCCCCATCTTTTTCAGCACCCTCCTCGGTTGGTTCCTCTTTCTGGTCCTCAGAGGGTGCGCGGACAGGTATCCGCGCACCCTCCTAGAACTGATCCTCGATCAGCCTGCCGGGTAAAGGTCGGCGAAGCGAGGTATGGCGTTCGGGTACAGCACGAATCCGTCCACATCCTCACGCATGGCGAACTTGAAGTCCGGCTGCGCCAGGAAGACCCACGGAGCATCCTCGGAGATGAGCCTCTGGGCTTCCTCGAAGATCGCTCTACGGGCGGCGGGGTCTTGCTCCGCCCAGCCGTCCGTGATGATCTCGTCGACCCGGGCGTTCGAGTAATCGGCGTAGTTGCCGAACACTCCCGACTCCAGGGTCAGGGACAGCTGGTAGTTCGGGTCATCGATCCAGGCCAGCAACTCGTCCACGAACATCTGGAGCTGCTTGCCCACCTTACGCTCCGCGAACACGGGGGACTGGAGGGTCTCGATCTCGACGTCCATGCCGATCTCGCGCAGCGCCGACTGGACACGGACCGCGATCAGCTGGTGCTCCGCCTTGGCGGAGTCGATCGACAGGGTCACCGTGCCTCCGTCGTAGCTGCTGGAGGCGAGAAGCTCCTGCGCCTTGGCGGTGTCCTGGAAGTATCCGACCTCGGCGCCCAGCGAGACCGCCGAGCCGTTGGGGATGGCCCCGTGGAGGCGGCGGGCGTCGCCCTTGTAGACGTTCTCGAGGATGTCGTCATAGTTGACGCCGTAGGAGACCGCCTGGCGGACCGCCACGTCGTCGAACGGGGCGATCGAGTTGTTCATGCCCACGTAGGCCATGTTCTTGGAAGGCGCCCGGACGACCTTCACGCCCTCGGATCCGTCCAGTGCGTTGAACTCCTCGGTCCCGAGACCGACCGCTAGGTCGATCACTCCGGCCCTGAGCAGCTGGACGCGCTCGGCGGGTGACGGGATGATCTTCCAAACGATCTTGTCGTAGGCGGGACGGCCACCCCAATAGTTGTCCCTGGCCTCGAACACGACCTCTTCGTCGGGCGTCCGGCTGACCAGGCGGTAAGGACCGCTGGGGTTGTCGGCGTTGCGCGCCATGTACTCGGTCGCCCAGGGGTCATCATCGGTGGCGTTGGCCGCCACCACGGCGGGATCGACCGCTGCCGAACTGGACATGTAGAAGGACTGCATCACCATCGGGCTGCGCCGATCCGACACCAGCTCCAAGGTGTACTCGTCGATCACGGTCGGGGGCTTGGTCACGAAGGCGATGTTGGTGAGCAACCACGCGCCACCGCCGGGGGTGTTGAGGTTGCGGTCGATCATGAACCGAACGGTCTCGGCGGTGATCGGAGTGCCGTCGTCGAACGTCATGCCTTCCCGCACCTTGATGGTGAAGGTAAGGCCGTCGTCATGCTCGACCCACGACTCGAAGTAGCGGGGCAGCAAGTTGTCCGCATCTCCGAGCATGGCGCCGTTCTGCTCCACGATGGGGTGGATCACCGGAACGTCGTAGACCATCAGCAGCGCCTCGTGGGCCCTGATGAAGTTGGCGCAACACGGGTCGAGAGTCTCGATGTCGCCGGGAACTCCGATGGTGAGCACCCGCTCCTCCATCATCGTTTCTTCGGCCGGCGCCTCCTCGGCGGTCTCTTCCATCGTCTCTTCGGCCGGCGCCTCTTCGGTCATGGCTGCCGCCGTCGTGGCCGTAGTGGCTTGTGCGGCTGTGGTGGCAGGCGCGCTCTCCGGCTCGGCATCGTCCGAGCCGCAGGCCGCTACTACCAGCGCCAGCGCGGCGAATACGGCAATCAGGCGGAGCCGGACAGCCGATCTCGTTCTGTTCATTTGCTTTCCTCCCTAGTTGGGTTTGTTACTCGACCGCTCCAACCGTTCGGCGAATTAACGACGCTCGGGGCTCGAGAAGCGGCCGGTTGTCTTGCTTGTCAGTTACTCCCGGTCCTGGCCAGCATCTCGGCGTAGAGAACGGGGGTGATGAGCGGATCGAGCACGCGCACCGGGACCTGTTCGCGGATGGGGCCCAGCAGGCCCGACCACAGGGTGCAGGCAAAGAAGAGCACGTCCGCATCGAGGTCGCGGAAGGCTCGCTTGGCCGCTTCCAGCGCCGTTGTGGTGGCGGAGACTTCCATCTCGGCCCGGACGGCGGCCCGCAGCCCCGGCGGATCCTCGGCCAGCAGCCGGTTCACCTCCTCGGCAGGTGGATGGCCGCTTGGGGCTGAGATCACCCCGGCGAAGATGGACTCGGCGCCATAACGATGGATCAGGCGGCGGATCCAGTTGGCGTTCTGCGGAAGGTTTTCACCCTCGCCGCTCTCGATCCGGGGGCAGATGACCGCCATCCGGCCGAAGGCTCGGCCCGCCGCCACCGCCGCCTCCATCGGTCCGGTCACGGGGATGTCCACCAGGTCCTTGGCGTCCTCCACGCCGGGATCGGCGGCGCAGGCGATCACCACCGCGTCGAACCCGTCCCGTTCCGCCGTCTCGACCTGGGTGAGCAGCTGATTCATCAGGAGCGAGTGGGCCGGAAGGAAGGCGGTGGCCGGGACGCCGGTGCCCATCAGCGAGCGGACCTCGACCTTCGTGTCGGGGGCGGTAGCTCTCGCGATGGCCTCCTCGACCATCGGGTTGTACACGTCAACCCCCATCGGGTTGATGACCTGGATTCTCATGGTTTCCGTACCTCCAAGACTGGACTGCGCGTGTGCGGATACCCGGTTCCGCTTCGGACGGGGTCGGGGTGTGCCTTCATCGTACAGCGGGCCGCCTCGACATGGCCTTCACGACCTGTTCACGACTAGGTGCCCGTGCCCCGACACCCGGGCGGTCCAGGTCGGTGGCACCAGTGTGGTGCACGCGTCCTCCAGGATGATTGCCGGCCCCGCCAACTCCGCCGCCGCCGGCAGTTCCGAGCGTTGGTAGACCGGGGTCTCGAACCAGGTGTCTGCGAACCAGGTTCGTTCCAAGCCGGTGGGCGAGGGCATATCGCCGGTCGGGAGGGCCTGGGGGCGGGGGCGGGCCATGCCACCGAAGGCGGCCATCCGGAGGTTGACGAACTCCACCGCCTCCCCGGGATTGCTGTGCCCGTACCGGACGTTGTGGGCCTCGGCGAACTGATCCGGTATCCCCTCGATCAGTGCCTTCATGCCCTGGCTCGTATCGAGCGGGAGTGTGACGGTGTACTCCTGGCCCGAGTAACGCAGATCGGCCGACGGCTCCAGCGTGATCGCCTGGTCGTCGAAACCGTCTTCCTTCACCATCAGCCGGGCCCGCTCCTCGAGATCCGACAGGGCGGCTTCGAGGGCTTCAGCGGAGAGGTCGGCCACTCGCACGTAGAAACTCTGGACGGCGTCGTGGCGGGTGTCGGTCTGGAGCATCCCGTAGGCGGAGAGGACGCCGGGATTGACCGGTACCACCACCGTGTCGAGATCCAGTTCGTCTGCCAGCGACGTGGCATGGAGCGGCCCGGCTCCTCCGAAGGCCACCAGGGTGAAGTCGCGGGGGTCGATCCCGCGCATCACCGTGATCTCCCGGATGGCGTTCGCCATGGTCGAGTCGGCCACGGCGACCATGCCGGCCGCCAGCCCGAGCTCATCCATCCCCAGGGACTCCGCCACAGCCGTCAGGGAGCGTCCGGCTGCTGCCTTGTCGATCGACATGCCGCCGGCGAGGCGGGTGCTGCCGGGAAGCCGACCGAGATGGAGGTTGGCATCCGTGATGGTGGGTTCGGTTCCTCCCGATCCGTAGCAGGCTGGTCCGGGGACGGCGCCCGCCGAACGGGGCCCCACCCGGAGCCCGCCGCCCGCGGTGTGGCCGATGCTTCCCCCGCCGGCCCCGATGGTGTGGATCGCGACGGTGGGCGCCAGTACCGGGTGGCGCTGAAGCTCCGACTCGAGCTCGACGTCGGCCCGTCCGTCCACCACCAGGCTCATGTCGAAGGACGTCCCGCCCATGTCCACGCATATCAGCCGGCTCGCTACAGCCTCCCCGGTCAGATCGTCCGCTACCGAGAGGCAGGCGATGGTGCCCCCGACCGGTCCGGAGAACAGGGTCTGGATGGGCTTGCGCCGGGCGGAACGGGCGGACATGACGCCGCCGTTGGACTGCATCACCCGCAACGATCCCCGCATGCCCCGCTCGGTAGTACGTTTCTCCAGTTCCTTGAGATAGCTATCGACGATGGGCGCCACGTAGGCGGCTATGGCCGTAGTGCTGGTTCGTTCGTACTCGCGCCACTCCGGTGCCACGTCCGAAGAGCACACGACCGACAGAGACCGGTCGGCCGAACGGAGCAGCTGGGCTACCCGGTGCTCGTGGGCAGGGTTGGCGTAGGAGTGGAGGAAGCAGACGGCCACCGCGTCGTAGTCGCGGGCCAGCCGGGGTGCCATCTCGCGGATGGCTTCCTCCTGCAAGGCCAGCACCACCGATCCATCCGGCGCCATCCTCTCGTCCACCTCGTAGATGGACCGGCGAGGCACCAGCGGGGTAGGGGGCCGGTAGCGGACGTTGTACATGTCCGGCCGGTTGGCCCGGCCCAGCTCGTAGACATCCCGGAACCCGCGGGTGGTGAGAAGGGCGACTCTGGCGCCGCGGCGCTCCAGAAAGGCGTTCAGCCCGGCGGTGGTGCCGTTGGTGATCGAGTCGAGTTGGGTCCAATCGACACCGAGTTGGTCGAGTGCCGAGAGAACTCCGTCGTAGAGCCGGTTAGGGGTGGTAAGCGCCTTGGCTGTACTGGTGTTGCCGGCGTCGTCGATGACTACGGCGTCGGTAAAGGTACCGCCTATGTCCACCGCTACGCGCATCGGCTCCCCGGAGATGGCTGTTGGTGGTCTGTCTGTGGAACAGCTCGGTGTGTTATGGCGGTCATCGGCGTCCCATCGCTGCGTTCCGCTTCCTCAACGTGCCGCTGCGGGCACGCCTTCGTCAGCGGGCCTTGCGAGAAACACCGCTGCCGACGCCATACCACACCGCCATTCCTCAGACAGACCACTGCTACATACGAACAACGCGCCGGCACACGGGCCGACCCGTTGAGGAGGGTTTCTTCCCTGATCAGATTGATTTCCGCCCGCAGCTAATGGAGCAGTCGGGCATACCGAACAGGAATCCTACGATGCGGGAACGGCCGGTGCAAGCTGGGCGCAGTCAGGGGTTCCGGTCGCTGAAGAGAGTCCCGCCGACGGCCCAGTCGTCGGCGCCGATGTCATGGAAGACAACCGTGACCAGGTCCTTGGGCGAGCCCTGATGATGGTGTACCACGTTGCGCGCAATGCTGTCAGCCACCTCGTCGGCAAGCTTGCGCTTCGCCTCCTGAAGGTCACCCTCCACGAGGTCATACATGAAGTGAATGTGAGCGAGCGGCATCGAGACCTCCTCAAGGACAAACGGGCAACCACCCGACTATCGCACGATAACCGGCATGAT is part of the bacterium genome and harbors:
- a CDS encoding ABC transporter permease; this translates as MTARALPDRRTPTRGRSGRLVRKVFRTPAYLSMAIIVLVALVGPFLVRDPLGFLGGTLTAPSAEFWFGTDQFGRDIFARVVHAARLDLWVGLIAAALAVVVGMPLGALGAYRGGAFDALLLRVSESFQAFPTLLLALGIVAALGPSIPILIMVIAMVNVPVYLRLTRSAVKPLVDSDFVLAARCAGKSQATILRRHILPNVSEIVFAQFSVNVAWAIQILAALSFVGLGVKLPTAEWGAMVRDGIDYMYYGQWWISLFPGLAILATVLTLNHLSDEIRHGQRDSIGNR
- a CDS encoding ABC transporter permease; its protein translation is MHLAVYVLRRLAYMLVALFGVSLVAFVVTRLLPGNPAYMIVGVMADESTVIAVTERLGLNLPIHEQYFRYIQQLASGDLGDSWRTRNPVTTDIGARWPATIELGSAALILALAWSVPLGIVSALRRRSFSDRLANALSGFGVSIPEFFLGMILLLVFFATLEWAPPALGRTLGDVPPHTTGFYTVDAILAGDWEAFKAAAVQMILPAVTLAVTVGAPMVRVTRGFMRETMASHHIRSARALGVPERSIVLRHALPNVLLPVSTMGAIMYGYLLGGTVLVEFVFARPGIGKYAIDSISESDFAPVLAAVLLSALSYLVVYLIMDILHFVIDPRTRT
- a CDS encoding ABC transporter substrate-binding protein, which translates into the protein MNRTRSAVRLRLIAVFAALALVVAACGSDDAEPESAPATTAAQATTATTAAAMTEEAPAEETMEETAEEAPAEETMMEERVLTIGVPGDIETLDPCCANFIRAHEALLMVYDVPVIHPIVEQNGAMLGDADNLLPRYFESWVEHDDGLTFTIKVREGMTFDDGTPITAETVRFMIDRNLNTPGGGAWLLTNIAFVTKPPTVIDEYTLELVSDRRSPMVMQSFYMSSSAAVDPAVVAANATDDDPWATEYMARNADNPSGPYRLVSRTPDEEVVFEARDNYWGGRPAYDKIVWKIIPSPAERVQLLRAGVIDLAVGLGTEEFNALDGSEGVKVVRAPSKNMAYVGMNNSIAPFDDVAVRQAVSYGVNYDDILENVYKGDARRLHGAIPNGSAVSLGAEVGYFQDTAKAQELLASSSYDGGTVTLSIDSAKAEHQLIAVRVQSALREIGMDVEIETLQSPVFAERKVGKQLQMFVDELLAWIDDPNYQLSLTLESGVFGNYADYSNARVDEIITDGWAEQDPAARRAIFEEAQRLISEDAPWVFLAQPDFKFAMREDVDGFVLYPNAIPRFADLYPAG
- a CDS encoding aspartate/glutamate racemase family protein, giving the protein MRIQVINPMGVDVYNPMVEEAIARATAPDTKVEVRSLMGTGVPATAFLPAHSLLMNQLLTQVETAERDGFDAVVIACAADPGVEDAKDLVDIPVTGPMEAAVAAGRAFGRMAVICPRIESGEGENLPQNANWIRRLIHRYGAESIFAGVISAPSGHPPAEEVNRLLAEDPPGLRAAVRAEMEVSATTTALEAAKRAFRDLDADVLFFACTLWSGLLGPIREQVPVRVLDPLITPVLYAEMLARTGSN
- a CDS encoding hydantoinase/oxoprolinase family protein, which codes for MRVAVDIGGTFTDAVVIDDAGNTSTAKALTTPNRLYDGVLSALDQLGVDWTQLDSITNGTTAGLNAFLERRGARVALLTTRGFRDVYELGRANRPDMYNVRYRPPTPLVPRRSIYEVDERMAPDGSVVLALQEEAIREMAPRLARDYDAVAVCFLHSYANPAHEHRVAQLLRSADRSLSVVCSSDVAPEWREYERTSTTAIAAYVAPIVDSYLKELEKRTTERGMRGSLRVMQSNGGVMSARSARRKPIQTLFSGPVGGTIACLSVADDLTGEAVASRLICVDMGGTSFDMSLVVDGRADVELESELQRHPVLAPTVAIHTIGAGGGSIGHTAGGGLRVGPRSAGAVPGPACYGSGGTEPTITDANLHLGRLPGSTRLAGGMSIDKAAAGRSLTAVAESLGMDELGLAAGMVAVADSTMANAIREITVMRGIDPRDFTLVAFGGAGPLHATSLADELDLDTVVVPVNPGVLSAYGMLQTDTRHDAVQSFYVRVADLSAEALEAALSDLEERARLMVKEDGFDDQAITLEPSADLRYSGQEYTVTLPLDTSQGMKALIEGIPDQFAEAHNVRYGHSNPGEAVEFVNLRMAAFGGMARPRPQALPTGDMPSPTGLERTWFADTWFETPVYQRSELPAAAELAGPAIILEDACTTLVPPTWTARVSGHGHLVVNRS
- a CDS encoding tautomerase family protein; translated protein: MPLAHIHFMYDLVEGDLQEAKRKLADEVADSIARNVVHHHQGSPKDLVTVVFHDIGADDWAVGGTLFSDRNP